A single window of Candidatus Methylomirabilis sp. DNA harbors:
- a CDS encoding NADP-dependent phosphogluconate dehydrogenase: MQLGMIGLGRMGANIVRRLMRGGHECVVFDADPDRVRALAQEGATAAMSPDEFVRDLTRPRAAWVMVPAGKPTEQTVTALAQQMDADDIIIDGGNSYYKDDVRRAKALQARGIQYVDVGTSGGIWGLERGYCLMIGGAAHAVERLEPIFRTLAPGPGDIPRTPGHEKSGGTAEDGYLHCGPAGAGHFVKMVHNGIEYGLMQAYAEGFDILRNAVSQDLSEEYRYDFNVADIAEVWRRGSVV; the protein is encoded by the coding sequence ATGCAACTCGGGATGATCGGTCTGGGCAGGATGGGCGCGAACATAGTCCGCCGCCTGATGCGAGGCGGGCATGAGTGCGTCGTGTTCGACGCAGATCCCGACCGCGTAAGAGCATTGGCGCAGGAGGGCGCAACAGCCGCCATGTCGCCGGATGAGTTCGTACGCGACCTCACCAGGCCGCGGGCGGCATGGGTGATGGTGCCGGCGGGTAAGCCGACGGAGCAGACCGTTACGGCGTTGGCACAGCAGATGGACGCGGACGACATCATCATCGACGGCGGCAACTCCTACTATAAGGATGATGTGCGTCGCGCGAAGGCGCTCCAGGCGAGAGGCATCCAGTACGTGGATGTAGGCACCAGCGGCGGGATCTGGGGACTGGAGCGTGGCTACTGCCTGATGATCGGGGGCGCAGCGCATGCGGTCGAGCGCCTGGAGCCGATCTTCAGGACGCTCGCGCCGGGACCAGGCGACATCCCGCGCACCCCCGGCCATGAGAAGTCAGGCGGCACGGCAGAGGATGGCTACCTGCACTGCGGCCCTGCCGGCGCCGGTCATTTCGTCAAGATGGTTCACAACGGCATCGAGTACGGCCTGATGCAGGCCTATGCGGAGGGCTTCGACATCCTGCGTAATGCGGTCTCACAGGACCTCTCTGAGGAGTACCGTTATGACTTCAACGTGGCTGACATTGCGGAGGTATGGCGGCGCGGCAGCGTCGT